One window of the Podospora pseudocomata strain CBS 415.72m chromosome 7, whole genome shotgun sequence genome contains the following:
- a CDS encoding hypothetical protein (EggNog:ENOG503P1F5): MPRIKEAAADALTAVEKASDTVAHLATRAEVAAGDAVVAAPATIARSLPRDTARLALGVGMSFGVEVVGRWVVRYLTKGEGVDGMLEDGRDDLVVVGWRILVLALGWLGDFDGWDLASLALLSHGPATFLVSVFYGIRWLTAGAYLGVEVVSTALPFLLLRHLSGDGGKESAATPNREIVTDKWIQLLTSLQAGLVYSVVLFLAGRTFLSDVFVLHFEGIPTVKPAVEPAGIFTGADGVATGVLGLLMGWAARRFIFAPVVTAPEGTVGDEENERFDPASASLEETVKWNLWGWRDKTKVSVVRTGAAVVATVVGTYLDTALGIRGVDQVGAGVYAGVWGLAVVLTGVALTYVGSI, from the exons GGCCACGCGCGCCGAGGTCGCTGCGGGGGATGCGGTCGTTGCTGCTCCTGCCACCATCGCCCGGTCGTTGCCCCGGGATACGGCGAGACTTGCCCTGGGGGTAGGGATGAGTTtcggggttgaggtggtggggaggtgggtggtcagGTATTTGAccaagggggagggggttgatgggatgttggaggatgggagggatgatttggttgtggttgggtggaggat ACTCGTACTAGCACTGGGTTGGCTCGGTGACTTTGACGGTTGGGATTTGGCTTCGCTGGCTTTGCTTTCGCATGGTCCTGCG ACGTTTCTTGTCTCTGTCTTTTACGGCATTCGCTGGTTGACCGCCGGCGCCTATCTCGGTGTGGAGGTCGTATCAACTGCCTTGCCGTTCCTCCTTTTGCGTCATCTCTCCGGTGACGGGGGCAAGGAGAGTGCTGCCACACCGAACAGGGAGATCGTCACCGACAAGTGGATTCAACTTCTTACTAGCCTTCAGGCGGGATTGGTCTACAGTGTTGTGCTCTTCCTGGCTGGCAGGACGTTCCTGTCGGATGTGTTTGTGCTCCACTTTGAGGGGATTCCTACTGTCAAGCCTGCCGTTGAGCCGGCGGGCATCTTTACGGGGGCGGATGGGGTCGCGAcgggggttttggggttgttgatggggtgggcTGCTAGGAGGTTCATCTTTGCGCCTGTGGTTACGGCTCCCGAGGGGACGGtcggggatgaggagaatgAGAGGTTTGATCCTGCGAGTGCGAGCTTGGAGGAGACGGTCAAGTGGAATttgtgggggtggagggacAAGACGAAGGTTTCGGTTGTGAGGACGGGCGCGGCTGTGGTTGCTACGGTTGTGGGCACGTATTTGGATACGGCATTGGGGATTAGGGGCGTTGATCAGGTTGGGGCGGGGGTCTATGCTGGTGTTTGGGGATTGGCGGTTGTGTTGACGGGCGTGGCGTTGACGTATGTGGGGAGCATCTGA